A portion of the Polaribacter cellanae genome contains these proteins:
- a CDS encoding trimeric intracellular cation channel family protein — protein MSVIYVLDILGTFAFAVSGALVALDKKLDIFGVIIIAFVTAVGGGMLRDVLINAHPINWIGDLNYLYTIFTAVLFTFLFKSKIAYLSKTMFLFDTVGLGVFTLLGLEKGLSYNLHPIIALIMGMTSAVFGGVLRDVLTNKVPLIFEKEIYASACLAGGIIYLLVYQFTIIPENINFIISASVVIIIRAVAVKFNLELPKIKDDLFTKS, from the coding sequence ATGAGTGTAATTTACGTATTAGATATTTTAGGAACTTTTGCATTTGCTGTTAGTGGTGCTTTGGTTGCTTTAGATAAAAAACTCGATATTTTTGGGGTAATTATTATCGCTTTTGTTACTGCTGTTGGTGGTGGTATGTTGCGTGACGTTTTAATAAACGCACATCCAATAAACTGGATTGGGGATTTAAATTATTTATACACCATTTTTACAGCTGTACTATTTACTTTTTTGTTTAAAAGTAAAATTGCGTATTTAAGCAAAACCATGTTTTTGTTTGATACTGTTGGTTTGGGCGTGTTTACCTTATTGGGTTTAGAAAAAGGACTTTCCTATAATCTTCACCCAATTATTGCGTTAATTATGGGAATGACTTCTGCAGTTTTTGGTGGTGTTTTAAGAGATGTTTTAACGAATAAAGTACCTTTAATTTTCGAGAAAGAAATATATGCATCTGCATGTTTAGCGGGTGGAATTATTTATTTGTTAGTTTATCAATTTACGATAATCCCAGAAAATATAAACTTTATAATTTCTGCTTCTGTAGTTATAATTATTCGAGCTGTTGCTGTAAAATTTAACTTGGAATTACCTAAAATTAAAGACGATTTATTTACTAAAAGTTAG
- a CDS encoding DEAD/DEAH box helicase, protein MSTFLELGIKKEYLQGLKELGIKVPSEIQEKAIPILLNSKTDFVGLAQTGTGKTAAFGLPILHAIDADKDEIQALILSPTRELVQQIKKQLFKYTKYCSEKIFLEAVFGGEKIDIQIGKLKRKTHVVIATPGRLVDLIERGEIDISNIKTLVLDEADEMLSMGFKQDLNRILKFTTGERNTWLFSATMPDEIQRIIKTYMDSNAPRVEINRNSLVNENIRHQYVRTSIKQKTNDIISYIEKRGTERGIIFCRTKLGVQNLYNQLKEEGFSVAALEGDMQQRDREKAMRAFKNESVQYLISTDVSARGIDVRGLEFIIHHQLPEQLEYYTHRSGRTARAGKTGNSIAFILPSELERIHEIQKDLNIKFTELKV, encoded by the coding sequence ATGTCTACATTTTTAGAGTTAGGAATTAAGAAAGAATACCTTCAAGGATTAAAAGAATTGGGAATTAAAGTCCCTTCAGAAATTCAAGAAAAAGCAATTCCTATTTTATTAAATTCAAAAACCGATTTTGTAGGTTTGGCACAAACAGGAACTGGTAAAACTGCTGCTTTTGGTTTGCCAATCTTACATGCCATTGATGCAGATAAAGATGAAATTCAGGCTCTAATTTTATCTCCTACAAGAGAACTGGTGCAACAAATAAAAAAGCAACTTTTTAAATATACAAAATACTGTAGCGAAAAAATCTTTTTGGAAGCTGTTTTTGGTGGCGAAAAGATTGATATTCAAATTGGGAAATTAAAAAGAAAAACCCATGTTGTAATTGCAACTCCTGGAAGATTAGTCGATTTAATTGAACGTGGAGAAATAGATATTAGCAATATAAAAACCTTGGTTCTAGATGAAGCAGATGAAATGCTTTCTATGGGTTTTAAACAAGATTTAAACCGAATTTTAAAGTTTACCACTGGAGAAAGAAATACATGGCTTTTTTCTGCAACAATGCCAGATGAAATTCAGCGAATTATTAAAACCTATATGGATTCTAACGCTCCAAGAGTAGAAATTAACAGAAACTCTTTGGTAAACGAAAATATTAGACACCAATATGTTAGAACTTCAATCAAACAAAAAACAAACGATATTATTTCTTATATCGAAAAAAGAGGAACAGAAAGAGGAATTATTTTCTGTAGAACAAAATTAGGTGTTCAGAATTTATACAATCAATTAAAAGAGGAAGGTTTTTCTGTGGCTGCTTTGGAAGGAGATATGCAACAAAGAGACCGCGAAAAAGCAATGAGAGCTTTTAAAAATGAAAGTGTGCAATATTTAATTTCTACAGATGTTTCTGCCAGAGGAATAGATGTACGAGGTTTAGAGTTTATCATTCATCATCAATTACCAGAACAGTTAGAATATTATACACATAGAAGTGGTAGAACAGCCAGAGCTGGAAAAACCGGAAATTCAATTGCGTTTATTCTACCAAGTGAATTGGAAAGAATCCACGAAATTCAGAAAGATTTAAACATAAAATTTACAGAACTTAAAGTTTAA